A region from the Hydrogenimonas sp. genome encodes:
- a CDS encoding Cob(I)alamin adenosyltransferase, with the protein MVQLYTGEGKGKTTAAVGLTLRAMGNGWKVLFVQFMKGRRSGETEMLERCGGGNLKTLRNWDGSFVLEGATPEQIGMVEELFASMQRELEEFQPDLLVLDEVVVAVTLGLLPQSRLLDFLKSRPESVEAVMTGRGATEEMVQMCDLVTEMRKIKHYYDRGIEAREGIEY; encoded by the coding sequence ATGGTGCAGCTATATACAGGTGAGGGGAAGGGAAAGACCACCGCTGCCGTCGGCCTGACACTCAGAGCTATGGGAAACGGATGGAAGGTCCTTTTCGTGCAGTTTATGAAGGGTAGAAGAAGCGGTGAGACCGAGATGCTCGAGCGGTGCGGCGGCGGGAACCTGAAGACTCTTCGCAACTGGGACGGCAGTTTCGTTCTAGAGGGGGCAACACCGGAACAGATCGGAATGGTTGAGGAGCTTTTCGCCTCCATGCAGCGGGAGCTCGAAGAGTTTCAGCCCGATTTGCTGGTACTGGACGAAGTGGTCGTTGCCGTCACTCTCGGCCTTTTGCCGCAGAGTAGGCTTCTAGATTTTTTGAAAAGCAGACCCGAGAGTGTTGAGGCGGTAATGACCGGCCGCGGAGCGACGGAAGAGATGGTGCAGATGTGCGATCTGGTAACGGAGATGAGAAAGATCAAACACTACTACGACAGGGGTATCGAAGCGAGAGAGGGGATTGAGTATTGA
- a CDS encoding aspartate ammonia-lyase — translation MRVFILFAVSICSSASLYASTLEIYRDGALYSFKPSGTFVGFAPKNSSAECGDNSFSPVPVPECPQNNGLCKLKKQIDAMGLDLERTKREMDYIDRLIEEVKPESAEKLLQISKASAARYAELSAEKIAGEKLLKSRRELFFKMAPSLEPMHLPKPCSGELKLTLPAGYINFDLLYEADISNPDRIIVTKHLGVTNRSGVDISADSAMLYYRPMHRYLQPVHFRPWLIRERRPMPQIRTLQKSAAPMAADLELEAAPAYKNVESRGVRSYKIERLDLPSSGERIDIRLQSWENGAEAAEMVYPYRDRRVYRVIRFRPKNAIESSRWKVKEGKKIIASNVKGEYLDGYYTLFVSVDEDLAVSRKKLFLKEKESFFGGTLRKKDGYEVSVVNQSAEKKRLTIIERIPVATRSDVEVKLLKVTSERKVSYRAGKNGKLTIELTIPARSSASVEVLFEVSYDKEKPIFF, via the coding sequence ATGAGAGTTTTCATCCTGTTTGCAGTTTCGATCTGCTCTTCTGCTTCGTTGTATGCATCTACTCTGGAGATTTACAGGGACGGTGCTCTCTACAGTTTCAAGCCCTCCGGTACATTTGTGGGTTTCGCCCCCAAGAACAGCTCGGCCGAGTGCGGCGACAACAGCTTCTCCCCGGTGCCGGTTCCCGAGTGTCCGCAAAACAACGGACTCTGCAAGCTGAAGAAGCAAATCGATGCTATGGGGCTCGATTTGGAGCGCACAAAGCGGGAGATGGATTATATCGACAGACTCATAGAGGAGGTGAAGCCGGAGAGTGCCGAAAAGCTGCTGCAGATCTCCAAAGCTTCGGCTGCGAGGTATGCCGAGCTCTCTGCCGAAAAGATAGCCGGTGAGAAGCTGCTTAAATCACGCAGGGAGCTCTTTTTCAAAATGGCCCCCTCTCTCGAGCCGATGCACCTTCCAAAACCCTGCTCCGGCGAGTTGAAGCTGACACTCCCCGCCGGCTACATAAATTTCGACCTCCTTTATGAGGCGGATATCTCCAACCCGGACCGGATCATCGTCACAAAACATCTGGGAGTGACAAACAGAAGCGGTGTCGATATTTCAGCCGATAGCGCAATGCTCTACTACCGTCCCATGCACAGATATCTGCAGCCCGTACATTTCCGCCCCTGGCTGATCCGGGAGAGGCGCCCGATGCCGCAGATAAGGACTCTGCAAAAGAGTGCCGCTCCTATGGCGGCGGATCTGGAGCTTGAAGCCGCGCCCGCTTACAAAAACGTGGAGTCGAGGGGGGTCAGAAGCTATAAAATAGAGAGGCTCGACCTCCCCTCGAGCGGGGAGCGCATCGACATAAGGCTGCAGTCATGGGAAAACGGTGCCGAAGCGGCCGAGATGGTGTATCCCTACAGGGACAGGAGGGTATACAGAGTCATACGCTTCAGGCCGAAAAATGCCATCGAGAGCAGCAGATGGAAGGTCAAAGAGGGTAAAAAGATCATCGCTTCGAATGTAAAGGGCGAGTATTTGGACGGGTACTACACACTCTTCGTCTCTGTCGACGAAGATCTGGCCGTCAGCAGAAAAAAGCTCTTTCTGAAAGAGAAAGAGAGCTTCTTCGGCGGCACTCTCCGCAAAAAAGACGGCTATGAGGTGAGTGTCGTAAACCAGTCCGCCGAGAAAAAGAGGCTTACCATTATAGAGAGAATTCCGGTAGCCACCAGAAGCGATGTAGAGGTAAAGCTTCTGAAGGTGACCTCTGAGAGAAAAGTGAGTTACAGGGCGGGCAAGAACGGAAAGCTTACGATAGAGCTCACTATCCCGGCCCGTTCGAGCGCCTCGGTGGAGGTGCTCTTCGAAGTCTCGTACGACAAAGAGAAGCCCATCTTCTTCTGA